Genomic DNA from Lactuca sativa cultivar Salinas chromosome 8, Lsat_Salinas_v11, whole genome shotgun sequence:
ACGTCGCCTGTGCAGTCGCCGGAATCATGTCGGACGCCAACATCCTCATCAACACCGCCCGTGTTGCCGCCCAACGCTACACCTTCTCCTACCAAACCCCAATGCCAGTCGAACAGCTCGTCCAATCACTATGCGACACCAAACAAGGCTACACTCAATTTGGCGGCCTCCGCCCTTTCGGGGTGTCGTTTCTGTTCGCAGGGTGGGATAAGAACTACGGGTTTCAGCTTTACATGAGTGACCCTAGCGGGAACTATGGCGGTTGGAAGGCGGCGGCGGTTGGGGCGAACAATCAGGCGGCTCAGTCCATGTTGAAGCAGGATTATAAGGAGGAGATTAGTCGGGAGGAGGCGGTGCAGCTGGCGCTAAAGGTGTTGAGTAAGACAATGGATAGTACGAGTTTGACGGCTGAGAAGTTGGAGTTGGCGGAGGTGTTTTTGGATGATGGTGGGAAGGTGAAGTATCAGGTTTGTTCGCCGGAAAATCTTGGGAAGATGTTGGTTAAGTATGGTGTCACTCAAGCTCTGGTGGATGCCTAAAATGTGAGCCACGTGGCATTGAGATTCTGTTCTTTGGTTGTAGACTTGTTTGGATTATTATGTTTTTAAGTTGGATGTTTGGTTATAAAGCTTGTGGTAAGATGTTAATTTGATGTTGAAACGAAAAAAagtttatgatttgatgtttttatCGGTTTAATTATTTTGTTGGTTATGTGGTGCTTAAAATGATCATTGATTTTCTCTTGTAAATGTAATCTAGAAAAATGGGCTTTTTAAGGGTAATAAAAAGGTTAAATGATTTTAGTTGCTATAAAAAAACCACATGGGCTTGGTAGGGGTCATAAAAAGGTATATGATTTAATTGCAATAAAAACAATTGGTTGTGTAAATGAACAAAAATTGTGTAACAAACAACATACAAATCACCTCTATAATGAAAAATCAACCTAGCATACGAAGttacattattttatttttatttttcccaAAAGTTATGACTCCGCCAAAGGTACATTGCCACTACATGTCTTTCacaaaaaggaaaaatgtataTTGCTATTTATTGTATTTACCCTAACAAGGGCCTAATTATAAGTAATAGCAacgtatttttgattttttttttcctatCAATCGGGAGGCAGGGGTGTGTAGTACTATGTATTCAGGTAGTCTTGATCCTTACAATGAAGTGTTACATAATTTGAATTTCATATAACTTTAGCATAAAATATGAGCTAAAGCCTAAATGCAAGAAATTGCAATGcacttttatttaaattaaaatttaaaagtatAGGACTTCGTagaaaatgattttaaaaagttTTCACTACCGaagtatatttatatattaggtgtaaaactcgtgtattacacgagttggttaaagaaaataaaatattaaaatgtaataataagtattttttaaaataaaattttgaaataagaaatgaataaacatattaattgcaatttagtataatatttattacatttgatactttacatatataaatataagattaTGTgactttataattttataaattaaaaaaaaaacataaattgacatctggatattatttatttaaaaaatatcaaaaaatgacaagtatcaaaactcattagagattgacatgtggcaaaattatgttcatttattatagtagatttacTATTTAGACAACTTACAACGTGTTTACTGTaacatatatataaagaaaaacttGAGAAATTTTCAGAAAAGTCCAAATATTTTGGTCTAGTTTATGAAAAAGTCTTAAACTTTTTGTTAACAAAAAGGTTCGAATTACCGGATAAAAAAATTCTAATCAACCGTTTTCACCAATAAATTATTTTTTACCCGGTTACCTCCAGAAAAGTCATTTTATTTTGGCctagtttataaaaaaaaatcccaattttttttttcttcggcTGTTTTACTCTTTCACAATTTTTTTTGGAAGTTCTTGGTTATAAAAAATTGCATGGTTTTAATCATTTGTTACACTTTCGGGACCATTTTCTATGATGTAAATGGAAAAAGACATTGTCGAATTTCGTACGAACTAGGTCGAAAGCAAGTCCATCATTGCATCACATGACATAGTATAAAATCACaatgttatatatttatatgcCATCTAAAACACAACTTCATTTTAGACTGTTTGGTGCAAAGCTTTCCATGGAGGATGACTTGACAACTTGGAATACCAATTTATACATGTAGCTAAAATACCTTATGACTTATGTTGGTGGTAGCTCCTCTATATAATGTAGTCATATTTAATTGTAGAGTATAGCTCCCACTTGTATGATCCTTATTGCTTACATAGTAGATTGGAATTGGATAGATTGTTTACACAGTAGATTGAATATTTTGCAtgttaaatcatttttttttagttttaacaattggtattagagacGTGCCTTGAAGATCCAAGTGATTGGTTCAAGAAACAATATGATAGAACCCTTAAGTGGGTTAGCCTCCAAGAAGATAGAGTAGAGAGAAACACACGATTTTTGGGACAATTTTCTGCACTTTTTTTCCAACTGAAATTACAATACTTAAATAAGAGAATGCTTCCTAAACTAAATGCACTTTATTAGAGAACATGGGTGATGGGAAGGAGATCATGCATGCTGGGGGAAAACTACTTCTTCCACTAACTAGTTTAACATGCGCTTAATGAGCTTGACTAATTCCTTGTGAACCTCCTGGAGCTTCTCTCACGACAACATCTTTCGACCCAGTTGTGATCAATGGATCTTCACTGGGCTTGTGGTGTTTAGTTGAGCCCAGGCCTGTATCACAATATCGATTTGCTGACTTTTGAGCATAATCAATTCAAGATTCGATAAGTTTTTTTGATGAgcctttcaaaattttcttagaGTCGTGTTCTTATTGTTGATATATTGTTCATTGTATTTTGTTTTGGATCTGAAAGTCACTACTAAATCGATTAATCGGACTGCCTACAAATAGGTGTTAGAGGGTAGATTAGGCGGCCTTAGTCCATATTGGTCAAAACCGACAATAATCAGACCAAGTCGGTCCAACTAACTCTAAAAGACCCACCAACTCAAAGGAACGAGCTTGCCTAAAATATAACTGTGTTTCTTTTAGACTGAAGGATTCCcttttataaactatttttccTTGATAAAATGTTCCCAGCTTCGATGTGGGATACTCAAACTTTCACTCTTCCATGTGTTCTCCCATGCTCGACTCCGACTCCCCCGTGCTCGTTCTTCACCATCGTCTTCTGCCACGAGCTTCTCTCTTTCAACAAGTTGTTCCGATGGTGCTATTCCCCGAGCTTCTCCAGCCTTCCAGTTTCGTTTCTCTCTGATCGATCATATACCAATAAGTTGTTTACATAATTTGATTCTCGATTTTGAGATAATAGGAAGCGTGCATTGATTGATCTATTGCAGGTTCTTAACATTAGTTATATACCAATAATTTGTTCCGGTGCCATATGCTCGATTGCAGATAGTTGGGAGTGTCGATTGTTTACATAATTCGATTTTGGATTGGATAGGTTTGCATCGATTGGTCCTTCTGTCCCTCCTTCACCGGATTCACAGAGGATTAAGCTTCATTCTTCTCTATCCTCACTCTAGTTTCTCTTGTCAATTCCGGTACCAATTTCTGTTTGAGCATATTGCATAAGCATCTTTGTTGTCGCATGTGTATTTTGATTATAGCCTTGTGATACACAACTCCAATTAAGTAATCTGGTTTGTGTTCTTTTCAGTGATGTGGTTGATATGGTTGTTTGATAACTAGCATGCCAAGTGTTTGTGTAAATGCTTAAGAGAAATTTCAGTGATTTTGAGCAAATAATGCTTTGCCTGAGTGAATTTGCTAAAATGACAGAGTGAAGGGTATTTGGATTCGGGTAATTTCTTGATAGAAATTTTGGTCCCTTGATCATCTTAGAAGTTATCAAAAACCATGGATTGAAGATGTAGGTGGTTTGGTAGTCTGATTATTGGTTGTTTGTGGTGAAACAATGGTGGAGTAGCTGAGGGTGTGATGGTGTTGAACATATGCAAACAAGAAGGTTGTCAATGGTGGTGTTTGGTGGTTGGAGCAAAAACAGATGGAGCAGGTGGTGGTATTTGGCTATTCTTATAAGGGGTAGAAAGGAGGTGGTGGTTTAAGGTTGTTACAGCTCTCAATTTGGTGGCTTGAATGAACTTGTTGTGAAAACATGATTTTGAAGAAATGATGAAGAACATTCAAGAACAAATGAAGAATATTTGTAATTCTTGGCTGATATGGTTGTTTAATACAAATCATCAATGAACTAATATATTTGTTAACTTGTTTACTTATATTATTAGGactaatgttatatttattaaacttttaatatttttttaataattaatgatccccgattaatctccgcctagccgattaatcccttgacctcAGTCCACCGCCGAGCCTACGTTGAGCGTTTTCTGCAACCTTGCTAAATCCTAATGATTAGAGCAAAAATCAATCTAATTCTTTTGATCTCCAATTCATTTTCTTTTGATTTAGCATAATAGTTTGATATGCTACTGTTCATCAAAAGCCTAATTTTGAGGACCTAAGTCAAATTGATTCCGTTAGATGGTTGTTCTTGTTTCAACATCAAATTGCTTCACTTCTTCATGTCTTGGATTGAATCCAGACTTCACGATAGTTTTGTAATATTGATTGTAAAATTCAATTTGATTCGTGATGCTCTTTCAAATTTCTGGATTATTTTGTTAGAAGACTTGATTGGTTCATCTGATTCTTTGTTTCTCTCCATTGATTCACTATCAAAAGTGAATCTAGATTTGCTTTTAATGTTTTGGGGTTCTTTGATGTTAACCGGTGAGTTTAAGCTTAAATAATTCGAG
This window encodes:
- the LOC111884063 gene encoding proteasome subunit alpha type-4-like; the encoded protein is MSRRYDSRTTIFSPEGRLYQVEYAMEAIGNAGSAIGILSKDGVVLVGEKKVTSKLLQTSTSTEKMYKIDDHVACAVAGIMSDANILINTARVAAQRYTFSYQTPMPVEQLVQSLCDTKQGYTQFGGLRPFGVSFLFAGWDKNYGFQLYMSDPSGNYGGWKAAAVGANNQAAQSMLKQDYKEEISREEAVQLALKVLSKTMDSTSLTAEKLELAEVFLDDGGKVKYQVCSPENLGKMLVKYGVTQALVDA